The genomic stretch TCAGCGGCACGAGGTGCCCTTTCTGTTGCGTGCGAACGCGGAATCGCGCCGGTCGACTCGCTCAGGGAGTATCGACCGGCGCAATCCTGCGGGGAGCCAGGGTCAAGAAGCGGCAGCGATGTCCTTCTCGGCGGACTGGAGCGAGGTCGTCAGCGTGCTGGGTGCGGTCTTGAGGAAGACCGCCGTGCCGCCGGACTGCTTCGAGACGCCGTCGAGCACGTCCTGGCTGTCCTGATAGAGCGAGACCAGCTTGGTGTACGTCGCGTTCTCGGCGTCGTCGGCGCGGGCGGCGAAGATGTTCGTGTAGAGCACGGAGGCGGGGTCGCTGGGGTCGTCCTGCGCGATCGCGTCCTCGGCCTTCAGACCCGCGTTCTCGATGAAGTCGTTATTGATGACCGCGGCGGCCACATCCGGGAGCGATGTGGCGGTCAGCGAGGCTTCGAGCGCGGTGACCGTGACCTTCGAGGAGGGCTCCACGTCGTCGACGTTCGAGAGCACTCCGCCGCCGCCCTTGAGCGTCACGAGTCCGGCCGACTGCAGCACGAGTAGCGCGCGGGCCTGGTTGGTCTCGTCGTTGGGGATCGCGATGGTGGACCCGGCGGGGATGTCGGCGATGTCGTCGTACTGCGAGGAGTACAGGCCGAGCGGGTAGATCGCGGTCGCACCGATCGGCACCAGGTTGGCGCCGGCCGCGGTGTTGTACTGCGCCAGGTAGGCGATGTGCTGGAACTGATTGAGGTCGATCTCGCCCTCGGTGAGCGCGGGGTTGGGCTGGTTGTAGTCGCTGAAGTCGACGATCTCGACGTCGATCCCGGCGTCGGCAGCGGCTTTCTGGTAGGTGGCCCAGTAGGGATCGCTCGCGCCGACCACGCCGATGCGGACGGTGTCGCCGCCGCCGTGCGCGCCGGAGCATCCGGCGAGGAGGAGGGCGGCGGAGGCGGCGATCGCGGTGCTCGCGAGGAGTCGAGTGCGCAGGGTCATGGCTGTGGGGGTCCTTCCGTGGAGAGCGTGATCACCTTATGAAGGTGGTCCCTGCCGCGCGAATCCCCTCCGTAACACGGCGACTCGGAGCCGCTCGATCACCCTGCGAGCGAGCCGTCCCGGCCCGTCGAGGCCTCGTGCTTGGCGATCCGCATCGCGATCGCATCCCGCTCGGCCCGGAGCGACGCGATGGTCGGCTTGTCCAGGCGCGGGTCGGCGAGGTCGGCGAAGGGGCTCGCGATGCCGGTGCGCGCCGAGACGAGCGCGGCGTACGTCTTCGTCGCGGCGCGGAGTTCGGCTCCTGCCCGTTCGACCTTCCGCGGCTTCGACGATTTATCCAAGACGAGTAGGGCGTGCTTGTCGAGGGCTTCTACCAGTGCGCGATGCGCCGCATCGATCTTCTTGCTCATAGGCGCATTATGACGTGGGTCCGGGCCCTGCGCCGACCGGGGGCGAGTTCTACCGGGGCTGGCCCGTGGTGACTCTGAAAAGAGACGGGCAGATCTCACATGAACGTCGTCGGTTTGATACCTAGGGTCGAGCACATCCGCGCTCCCCGCAGGTCCTGGACGAGGAGGCGGCGCGATCCGAGAGGACCGTCTCCCGTGTTCTTTAGCCGACGACAACTCCTCGTCACCGCCATCAGTAGCGCGCCCGTCGTCTTGGCGGCCGCGGTGGCCGATCCCGCCGCAGCCGCCACCGCCTCCGCTCCATCCGCTCTCGCCGCGACGATCGAGCCGGGGGAGGTGACGACCCTCCATTTCCCGAGCGCCGACTTCTCGAAGCGCCGGTCGGTCGCGTACTCGCTGTCCGAGCAGGTGCGGCTCAGCAGGCCGAGCGCGATCCGGGTCGTCGTCGAGTACGACAGCCGGTTGTTCAGAGCGACGGAGAGCGCCGTCGTCTCGCACGGCGAGCACTTCACGTCCTGCCCCACCGAGCGCTCGGAGCGGCAAGCGCCGGATCGCTCGAGTGCCTCCTACTCGGTTCCCGACCTCTCCGACGGCGACTCGTCGCCTCTGCTCTGCGTCGGCGTGCCGCTCTCGATCCGGGACGCCTACCCGGCGGAGAACATCGATGCTCCGCTGCCCCTCTCGGTGACGATTCAGGACGAGGCGGGCGCGGTGCTCGCCAGCATCGAGTGGAGTGCCGACGAAGCGCCCGCGGTCGCAGCGGCGTGGGGCGTGGAACTGGACGCCTCCTGGGGCACCGTCGGGGGTTCCGACTCGAAGAGCAAATACCGCGTCCCGCGCTCGATCCGCTGCACGAGCGTCGGCCCGGCCGCCGTGCCCGCCGGCTCCGTTCTCACTGTCGAGTTCGACGCGCGGATGATCGCCGCGTGCAGCGTGGCCGGCGTCACTCCGGTCCCGGCGCAGCCGCAGGGCGACGACGGCGCGGGGAAACCGAGCGCTCTCGTCCCCTGGGACTCCTCCGCGCTCGACATCGTCGAGTCGGCGACCGGTGAGCGTCGGACGCTCCGCATCACGCTGAACCGGGCCATCGACGCCGGAGCGTCCCTCGACGTCGCTGTCTCGGCGTCGCCCGTGGATCCGGTGCCCGCGGCGGTATCGAGTGTCGTCTACGCATCGGCCGCGTTCTCGGGCCCTGCGGGGGCGCGGACGACGGGACGCTCTAGCGCGACGGATCTCACGTACTCCGGCTTGCCGCAGGTCAGCGGCGTCACCACGGGAACAGTCTGAGAGGGAGAGCAATGTCGGATGAATGGGTCTTGAAATCGCAGCAGTGGGTCAATTCCACCTATCGGGGGGCCGATGGCTTCTCGCCCGCACCCGAGACGGGGACGAGCGGCTGGAGCACGATGTTCGCTCTGACGCGGGCGCTCCAGATCGAGCTGGGAATGTCCGAACACTCGGACAGCTTCGGCTCGGCGACGCTTGCGGCGCTCACCAGCAAGTACCCGTCGATCACTGACGGGACGACGAACAAGAACATCGTCGCGCTTCTCCAGTGCGCCCTCTGGTGCAAGGGGTACTGGGGTGGAACGCAGTGGAAGAAGCTCGACCAGAAAACCTCGTCGGCGATAGCGACTCTGCGCACCGACATGGGATTCGCTGCCGCGGCGGACGTCACTCCGAAGATCATGAAGAGCCTGCTCACGATGGACTCGTACGTCCTCGCGTCCGGCGGCTCGTCGCTGACCCGCAGCATTCAGCAGTCGCTGAACAAGCGGTACATCGACCACGCCGACTTCTTCGTCCTCCCCTGCGACGGCACAGCCTCGCGCGGAATGCAGCAGGGTCTGATCTTCGCGCTCCAGTTCGAAGTGGGGATCGGCGACGGAGTGGCCAACGGCGAGTTCGGCCCGATGACGCGGGCGAAGCTTAAGGACGCCGCCGGGTCGACGACGCCGGGCACCGTCGACTCCTCCGCATACCTGATCCATCTCCTCCAGGCGGTACTGATCGGCAACGGCTACTACACCGACGGCCCTTATGACGGCTCGTACAGCCCGGCAGTGGTCGCCGCGGTGCGGGCGTTTCAGGAGTTCGCGGCGCTACCCGCGTCCGGGAATGCCGACTACGCGACGTGGTGCTCGCTCTTCGTCAGCTCCGGCGACCCGGAGCGGACCGCGAAGCAGGGC from Rathayibacter rathayi encodes the following:
- a CDS encoding MetQ/NlpA family ABC transporter substrate-binding protein produces the protein MTLRTRLLASTAIAASAALLLAGCSGAHGGGDTVRIGVVGASDPYWATYQKAAADAGIDVEIVDFSDYNQPNPALTEGEIDLNQFQHIAYLAQYNTAAGANLVPIGATAIYPLGLYSSQYDDIADIPAGSTIAIPNDETNQARALLVLQSAGLVTLKGGGGVLSNVDDVEPSSKVTVTALEASLTATSLPDVAAAVINNDFIENAGLKAEDAIAQDDPSDPASVLYTNIFAARADDAENATYTKLVSLYQDSQDVLDGVSKQSGGTAVFLKTAPSTLTTSLQSAEKDIAAAS